In one window of Zhihengliuella sp. ISTPL4 DNA:
- a CDS encoding SCO4848 family membrane protein, with amino-acid sequence MIALVVVLFLNAGFNVLVWPRFYKRVANDPRARDENGKATPFLRVHIILIAIALALAVASAAAGITVLAVAP; translated from the coding sequence GTGATCGCCCTCGTCGTCGTGCTGTTCCTCAACGCCGGTTTCAACGTGCTGGTCTGGCCGAGGTTCTACAAGCGGGTCGCGAACGATCCGCGCGCCCGCGACGAGAACGGCAAGGCCACCCCGTTCCTCCGCGTGCACATCATCCTCATCGCGATCGCGCTGGCGCTCGCCGTGGCCTCCGCGGCGGCGGGAATCACCGTGCTCGCGGTCGCGCCCTAG
- a CDS encoding RNA polymerase sigma factor: MIDGAPGAASDPASDDGRARWERAADLFDAWRDGDGRSMDELVRLMTPVLWHVVRAYGLERTLAEDVVQTTWLQLVRGHGSIADPRAVSAWLTTTARREAWKVGKANGRVDTAESDDLDLLLPEQASAEEHATLDDESRRLWAAVRRLAERCQRLLRVIAFEDRPDYARLAHDLSMPVGSIGPTRSRCLAKLRDLLDTPAARTEGWS; this comes from the coding sequence ATGATCGACGGTGCCCCCGGCGCCGCCTCCGATCCGGCATCCGACGACGGGCGCGCACGCTGGGAACGCGCCGCGGACCTGTTCGATGCGTGGCGCGATGGCGACGGCCGCTCGATGGACGAACTGGTGCGGCTCATGACGCCCGTGCTCTGGCACGTCGTGCGCGCCTACGGCCTCGAACGCACCCTCGCGGAGGACGTCGTGCAGACGACCTGGCTGCAGCTCGTGCGCGGACATGGATCCATCGCCGACCCCCGCGCCGTCTCCGCCTGGCTGACGACCACCGCCCGCCGCGAGGCCTGGAAGGTCGGCAAGGCGAACGGCCGCGTCGACACGGCGGAGTCCGACGACCTGGACCTCCTCCTCCCGGAGCAGGCGTCCGCCGAGGAGCACGCCACGCTCGACGACGAGAGCCGCCGGCTCTGGGCCGCCGTCCGCCGCCTCGCCGAGCGATGCCAGCGCCTCCTTCGCGTGATCGCCTTCGAGGACCGCCCCGACTACGCCCGCCTCGCCCACGACCTGTCGATGCCGGTCGGCAGCATCGGCCCGACCCGCAGCCGCTGTCTCGCGAAGCTCCGTGACCTCCTCGACACCCCGGCCGCCCGGACGGAGGGATGGTCATGA
- a CDS encoding S8 family peptidase yields MEQPQGWTWQDRAEGSIRRGTALDPSTEPVDGIRAFPTAYLPERLLITRVLDEQEAYDRELRALRDAADSFGWRLEIEDREREMGNGELVPGVAGFVRARLTTPDEPTRGESPVAPDAWRVLQRARRLSRSTMPRTSLEHVLSIDPVGLNPFTRTNPFTRTNPFTRTSPVRGAAPGGGGSDDYLEPGRGARQPVTWLGPAPARTAAPKRGRRPVVAILDTGCGEHAWLPSDIVTRHVELDGIPVGFTDDADPERYPDLYGQLDGEIDAVAGHGTFIAGLVRQAAPDADILSIRVAGALGVVDESTLLETVGQVVELLRRHREDPKTGFPIDVLNLSLSYYHETPTDGLFSTTLYELLAKARELGCVVVCSAGNDAIDRPSFPASLWPWPGADNGLPSDDGAPHVSVGALNPSAHSVALFSNVGPWVQVYAPGAAVVSTSPAFVGGAQAATRADVDGLPRETLDPDDYRGGFAVWSGTSFAAPYIAGRIAAQLGAVPAEGVKPAVAAKAVTAVLTSLPTPHERS; encoded by the coding sequence ATGGAACAGCCCCAGGGATGGACCTGGCAGGACCGCGCGGAGGGATCGATCCGCCGCGGCACCGCCCTCGACCCCAGCACCGAGCCGGTGGACGGGATCCGGGCGTTCCCCACCGCCTACCTGCCGGAGCGCCTGTTGATCACGCGTGTCCTGGACGAGCAGGAGGCATACGACCGTGAGCTGCGCGCCCTGCGGGACGCCGCCGACTCCTTCGGCTGGCGCCTGGAGATCGAGGACCGCGAGCGGGAGATGGGCAACGGCGAGCTCGTGCCCGGCGTCGCGGGCTTCGTGCGGGCGCGCCTGACCACGCCGGATGAACCGACCAGGGGCGAGTCCCCGGTGGCGCCGGACGCGTGGCGGGTGCTGCAACGAGCGCGGCGCCTGTCCCGCTCGACGATGCCGCGGACCAGCCTCGAGCACGTGCTGTCGATCGATCCCGTCGGGCTCAATCCCTTCACCCGAACCAACCCGTTCACCCGGACGAACCCGTTCACGCGGACGAGCCCGGTCCGCGGCGCGGCACCCGGCGGAGGCGGCAGCGACGACTACCTGGAGCCCGGACGCGGGGCACGGCAGCCGGTCACGTGGCTCGGTCCCGCGCCGGCTCGCACGGCTGCCCCGAAGCGGGGACGACGGCCGGTCGTGGCGATCCTCGACACCGGGTGCGGCGAGCACGCCTGGCTGCCGTCCGACATCGTCACCCGGCACGTGGAGCTCGACGGCATCCCCGTGGGCTTCACGGACGACGCCGATCCCGAGCGCTACCCCGACCTCTACGGGCAGCTCGACGGGGAGATCGACGCGGTCGCCGGGCACGGCACGTTCATCGCGGGCCTCGTACGTCAGGCCGCTCCGGACGCCGACATCCTCTCGATCCGCGTCGCCGGCGCACTCGGCGTAGTGGACGAGAGCACGCTCCTGGAAACCGTGGGGCAGGTCGTGGAGCTGCTGCGGCGGCATCGCGAGGATCCGAAGACGGGCTTCCCGATCGACGTGCTGAATCTCTCCCTCAGCTACTACCACGAGACCCCGACCGACGGACTCTTCAGCACCACCCTGTACGAGCTGCTCGCGAAGGCCAGGGAGCTCGGCTGCGTGGTCGTCTGCTCGGCCGGCAACGACGCGATCGACCGCCCCTCCTTCCCCGCCTCGCTGTGGCCGTGGCCCGGCGCGGACAACGGATTGCCCTCCGACGACGGGGCTCCGCACGTCTCCGTCGGCGCCCTGAACCCGTCCGCGCACTCCGTCGCCCTGTTCTCGAACGTCGGCCCGTGGGTGCAGGTGTACGCGCCGGGGGCCGCGGTGGTCAGCACCTCGCCGGCCTTCGTCGGCGGCGCGCAGGCCGCGACCCGCGCAGACGTCGACGGGCTGCCGCGCGAGACGCTCGACCCGGACGACTACCGAGGCGGCTTCGCCGTGTGGAGCGGCACCTCCTTCGCGGCTCCCTACATCGCCGGACGGATCGCGGCCCAGCTCGGCGCCGTCCCCGCCGAGGGGGTGAAGCCCGCTGTCGCCGCGAAGGCCGTCACCGCCGTCCTGACGTCGCTGCCGACGCCGCACGAGAGGTCCTGA